From the Pseudarthrobacter sp. MM222 genome, one window contains:
- a CDS encoding DUF3039 domain-containing protein: MTSMTDPLENDPMRELSGAGTSTATIEREELRQEVEPGDRERFSHYVRKEKIMESALSGEPVIALCGKVWTPGRDPKKFPVCPECKEVYDGLRPGKDGGSGDK, from the coding sequence ATGACAAGCATGACCGATCCTCTCGAAAACGACCCGATGCGCGAGCTCTCCGGAGCCGGTACGTCGACGGCAACGATCGAGCGCGAGGAACTGCGCCAGGAAGTGGAACCGGGCGACCGGGAACGCTTCTCGCACTACGTGCGCAAGGAAAAGATCATGGAATCCGCACTGTCGGGCGAGCCCGTCATCGCCCTCTGCGGCAAAGTGTGGACGCCCGGCCGTGACCCGAAGAAGTTCCCCGTCTGCCCTGAATGCAAAGAGGTCTACGACGGCCTCCGCCCGGGCAAAGACGGCGGTTCCGGCGACAAATAG
- the nagB gene encoding glucosamine-6-phosphate deaminase, whose protein sequence is MEVVILPGSKAIAALAADAIEALLERKPDAVLGLATGSSPLPVYTELARRHERDGLDFSRVRGFALDEYVGLPAGHPESYREVIRREFTEQVNISPANVHSPDGAAADIPAACRAYEDAIREAGGVDLQLLGVGTDGHIGFNEPGSSLASRTRIKTLIEQTRRDNARFFGSLAEVPHHVVTQGLGTILDARHVILIATGAQKAQAVRDLVEGPVAAICAASVLQLHPHATVLVDEAAASSLRLADYYRHSYDHKPDWQGL, encoded by the coding sequence ATGGAAGTGGTTATCCTTCCCGGCAGCAAGGCAATTGCCGCGCTCGCCGCGGACGCCATCGAGGCGCTGCTGGAGCGCAAACCGGACGCCGTGCTGGGCCTGGCCACCGGCTCCTCGCCGCTGCCCGTCTACACCGAACTCGCCCGCCGGCACGAGCGGGACGGCCTGGACTTCAGCCGGGTCCGGGGATTCGCCCTCGACGAATATGTCGGGCTGCCGGCCGGGCACCCGGAGTCCTACCGTGAGGTCATCCGGCGCGAATTCACCGAGCAGGTGAACATCAGCCCGGCCAACGTGCACAGCCCGGACGGCGCGGCGGCCGACATCCCCGCGGCTTGCCGGGCCTACGAGGACGCGATCCGGGAGGCCGGGGGAGTGGACCTGCAGCTCCTCGGCGTCGGCACGGATGGCCACATCGGCTTCAACGAGCCGGGATCGTCCCTCGCCTCGCGGACCCGGATCAAGACGCTGATCGAGCAGACACGCCGGGACAACGCGCGGTTTTTCGGCAGCCTGGCGGAGGTACCCCACCACGTCGTCACCCAGGGGCTGGGAACCATCCTGGACGCCCGGCATGTGATCCTCATCGCCACCGGGGCGCAGAAGGCGCAGGCCGTCCGGGACCTGGTCGAAGGCCCCGTTGCCGCGATCTGTGCGGCCTCGGTGCTGCAGCTGCACCCGCACGCCACGGTCCTCGTGGACGAGGCCGCCGCCTCCTCGCTGCGGCTGGCCGACTATTACCGGCACAGCTATGACCACAAGCCGGACTGGCAGGGCCTGTAG